CCACCAGATTTTTCCACCGTGCTCCTTTTTGCAGATCTTGGGATACCACCACCGGAATTACAAAGAATAATATTTCCAGTAACTTTAGAAGAATTTGAACGGAAGCCTTTGTTGCAAAATTGGCTACCAATATCACCAGCGTAAACTAATTTGGCCGCTGAATTCCCATATGGCTTGCCAGAATACATTGTGATACCATCAAAAGTCTTACCGTCCCCTAAAATGACATCTGCGTGAAATTCTCTATCAATTGTTGATGCCCCAACATTTAACATCCACGGTGCCACTTTGTTTGTAGTGGATGGACCTGGTCCTGCATTTCCAGCGGAGGTGGATACAAGAATTCCTTTTTCCATAGCACCAAAAGCAGCTATCGAGATTGCATGTAAATTGTATGGTGTAGCAACTCCTGGGGAACCAACAGATAATGATATCACATCAACTCCATCTGCCACGGCTTCATCCATTGCTGCAAGAATATCTGAATTACTGCATCCAGTGCTCCAGCAAACCTTATATACAGCAATTCTTGCCCGAGTGGCAACTCCCTTCGCTTCTCCTACTGCATATTGATAGAATCCAGCATTCTTGACCGAAGATCCAGCAGCGATAGACGCACAATGAGTACCATGTCCGCCTGTATCTCTTGGTGATATCGATTCGTTAAGCGCTCCAAGTCCTTTAGAAAAAGATCTGGCACCAATTAATTTTCTGTTGCAGGATGTTATCGGAAAATCAGGCCCTGTCTCACAAATTCCTTTCCACCTATTTGGTACTGGAGATAATCCAGTATCACTGAAACTCGGCAGTTCAGGCCAAACTCCCGAATCAAGAACACCAATAATGACATCCTCGCCATAACTCGAATTAGGCCAAAGACCATATTTCTCACTCAGACCAAGAAATGCAGGAGAACGAGTAGTCTCGGGTTCATAAATCTCTTCTGGAAGGATTGACACAATTCCAGGGAGATTTAGTAGATGATAAGTTTGAGAAGGTGTAAGACGGGCCGCAAAACCATGCATAACATGAGTGTAAGTGTAAAGGATCTCTCTGGGATGAGATGAATGAGGGAGAGATTGGAGTGTAGACGTATACCATTCATGGTGGGAAGTAAAGATGGATGGCTTGTGTGAATTAGAGACATGAACAATGAAGTTCTCTGGTTGTTCATCGGACAACGCCATTGAGATTGAAACTGACGTGCTTAATAAAAAGGAAAGGAAATACAAGTACATGGTGAATGAAGTCATTAATGTTGTAGTTGTTTGATACTTCATTTTCTTTTCGTCTGTGTAAGTTTTTATAGATGATCGCATAGAGTAGCAAAGTAGCAAAATGTATGCATCCAATTAGTAATGTATATTTCGTACAATTATTGATTGATTCATTACCTGGTGAATCTTGTTTGCATCAAATAAAGTAATATCCTGTAAGTTTCATATTTTGTTTGATTCTCTATTTGTTTATGTATAAGACAAGTAGACCAACTGTACAAAACATGGTTCACATGTATAAATACATTACTAATAACCACTAGGATGCGATCTCGGATACTCTGCTCCCTTGCTACCAATTTTATAACTGACATTTCAACTTACTGGGTGGAGAATCTTTCACCATATTAAGATGAACAGTATCCTGTGATCTTCATATTTTGTTTGATTCTCGTTTTTTTGTATTGCATATGGAACAGTACTCACGGACACACATGGGGATACATGTGGAATAATGATCCACATCTTTGCCCTAACAATCACTGGGATGTGAATTCAAATGGGGAGTGGAGATTTTAATTTTTACAACAACGGTAGACACGGCAGAAATCATCGATCAATTTGAATTAAAATATGATATGCGGAATGTGCAACTGTAGATAGAGGGCAGTGATGCTCTAGAGACATTCACTTCAGCTGAGTTATATGATGCAAGTGGAGAGTTCAGATGAATATATAAGCGTGTTCCCTTCCTCTGGACTGTGACATATAAATCACTGCACAGGCTTGTTTCGTGGTTCACCCCAAAGAGGAGTTATTGACCAAAACACGAGCTACTATAGAAGTGGAGCGCCTACatttgtttcaggaaaagtgatattctaatgttttttcttagttttgtctTAACGTAGGCCAAattgaataaaaataaaaccaaaatgaAAGTATCACCTTCAGTAAAATGAAAGCATTATTATTTTACTGAAATTATTAATTCGAAGATTTAGAATTTAACTAGTAAAACACAGAAAGTTTAATCGAAATAAAAGAAtttatggtgggtttgtttgcatAATTCACCGTTTCCGGGAATTTATAATttcatgggattacaaattctagGATCCACATAAATCCCTTGTCTGTTTGGTAAATCAGTTAAAATTCCTAAGATTTATAAAGTTTTCTCTTTTTAAATACTTTGTACCATTTGGTATTaccctcaaatcttaaaattgcatatatacATATGGGATTTAgaaagtgggtccataaatccctgataaatttcccagcaaatcttaggggagaggggtcggactccatatggaggatttgctagAAAACTGATTCCCTTAGGAAACATGATATCAAGGATTCAGACAACCAAGCATATCGAGGGAAACGTAATTTTCAAGCAAATTCACTGGACccataaattccacctttaaaattctgcATCCAATCTCACCAGTAGAAGACTGCTAATTTGACGCTTATTAACTCCAAGAAATTATAAGATGACTATCAAATCAAATAACGTGTATCAAAATTATTTACTCCAAAATAGATTGTAGAAGATGCGTATTTAATTTAGAATAACCGTAATTTATTACTAATATAAGTCCCTAGAGGAAAATTAGGGATAGAGTAATAAAAAATCACCCAAGATATCTTCTTCAATTTTTATGACATATAATTTCTTTCCCCTCCGTTAGGCTCTTGTAATTATGGTTATATTTTATATCAagcctatataaataggtgtttAATATGTTGATATTTTCTCTTGTATCAAAGTTTTGAGATATAGTGTTCTTGAGGTCATCAGATATtcgaaagaaaaaacaaaattagaaaaaATGGAAGGAAGTTGTAAGAGTCACTTGAGTATGATAGCTGTAGTGTTGTTGATACTAGGAATGTGTTTGGGACAAATTTCAGCATCCCGTGAATCCGACTTTCAAGCTTGTTTTGAACCATGCTATCTTCCTTGTGTCCAACCAAAGCCTGGTGATATCTACTTGAGCAAAAAGTGTATGGATAAATGTACTAAGGACTGCAACAAAAAATCACCACTGGATAACCACCGTAAGATTCTCGTAAGTATGCAATCTCTTCAAATTAAGAAAACTATTTTGATATTTCCTTTGGTGTTTTAATAATCCAAAATCGGTTATTtctatttgatatattcgtactCGAATCATTATGGTACCATGATTTTATCATTGTACTACAATGATATCTGCTTAAAATTGTTTTTTTTGCCGTATGTATATTCCTGATGTGTAAACATGCATAATTTTTAACGGCACTATGATCTGTAACTTATAATATTTGATACTTGATCATGTGCTTGTTTTATAGGCTAAGAAAAATTGAAGGTTGGAGGGGCTTCATGGCTGAGGAACACACACAGACCGCCCCATCGTGCAGAgaagatgatttttattttaactttttCTATTTCTAGAATAAAATGATCGATAACTTTGTCCATCCAACACTATTGCGTAttgaattttgtttttcaatCAAGATCTGTGATGAAATCTTAAATTGATCATGTAGTATTATCTTTAGGAAATATTCAATAATCACGTAATAttattgagaatttttttttttttatgaaagaaGCTTTATTAATTAAATAACACACTTGTTATACATGACAGAATCAGAAATATATCTACCAATCATTAATTAAAATTACAGTATTGTGAAACTAATTGCTTGATTACATGAAAaatcttttatcaaaataaaGTCCCTTATGTAAAACACACTTAGGTACATCGAGAATAATTGTATTCTCGCTTCTCCACTATTGTTTTTACCAAACAACAGGATCCTATTGAAAGAGAACATATTTCTGATAACTTTGAAATTCGTTCGAATTCTCTCTCGaaatattagatattttcgtaAAGAAATTTTgggtactccctccgtcctaaatttTTAGTCCGttttgactaagtcaagatattaGGGAGACCGGAAGAATGTACCAAACTATCCCTATTAAATGttatattattactaaaattaaaaggaGTATATGCAGCATGTAAGAAAAATACATAAttggtaattttattatttatagaaATGTGTAAATagtagagaaaaataaaaatatttatggattGATTTAATAATTTTGTTTCCTATTGAGAAAGATATCATTTAATACATTTAAATAgaagacaaaaataaaatatttatgaaTTGATTTAATAGATTTGTTTCCTATTGATGAAGATATcatttaagatttttgattggtCATACTTAAAAATAATCttataattataaaaattgaaggatatatttgagagtttgactaaaaaatatgactatTTACAGAAGCTGGCCAGTATTTTAGGACAGACGAAAATAGAATAAAGGACAGaaattttaggacagagggagtatcaTATTATTTTATCCAGAAagtgggtcatttgtccaaatatttttaaatcacggttcaaatggacgagtaaaaaatagtttgggtgaaatggccaaaaaaaaatagtaaggatgaaaccagtttaaaaaatagcaagaatgaaactggatacatcctgtataaatttaaaaataagaaaaaatatttgaaaatgggcacgatgaaactggttacatcctgtctatttttatatttttgtccatttaaacagtatcaaaatctaactgtcaatttcacccaggaattgttgattttggtctctttaaccaattttgtgttttttatcCAGATGCAACTAATCGAGTAGAATTTATATACTATATTTCTGCATCTAAAGTATCCAATTTCTTTTACCCATATTTTAAGCTTAATAAGGTGTATATCATATAGTATTCTTTTCTTCATTTCCTTTATATTTTGGAGATTTTCATTAAAGATcattttcaaatatatttatccaaatttatacaaaaatataagaatTTGTCGTTTTCTTTCTTACGATAAAAGATCAGATATAATTCTGTATTCGGCAAATAATTTAGATACGAAtttgaagaggaaaaatgtatCTATGTTGGAGTTACAGATCGAATTAGGGCGGTGTATGATAGATAATGCCATATTCGCATCTAAATGCAACCACTGTACACCTCAAATGGAAGCCATAAACATGATTTACTATTTACTATTCCCTAATTGACCATTGTACCCCTTTAATTTACTACCAGGTCTAGGagtgggacttgggttgggttAACCCACAAATTCCATGCCCAACCCGAACGTTAGGCGGACATGATCAACGTATTTCAAGATTTTGGGCAAACTTGAAATAAACTTTATAAACCCGAGTTAAATTTGAGAAAGCATGGGCACAAATATTTCTAACCCAAACAACCTGCCCAACCCAAAGAATTATGATATAGTTATATAAAACTTTCTTTATAATTAGTATGATTGTCTATTTTGAGTActtttagatattatcttcaatctAATAATGAAAAGCTTTGTACAATCTATCAGTTATTACTATATTTTTGGTGATATTAATACAATACTAATtgcaataaaaatattttttttttaaaataaatattttttatagattaggaGTCGCTATTCAATAGGGGTTGGGGCTCAGCTTTTTGTTCGGCTACCAACAAAAGTTTTGTAAGATTAAAGGaaggaaattatttttatttttgatttctgGGTATAATGAAATTATAAATTATATTTATCTCATTAATTAttcaatataaaaaaaatatatattattgtaACATAATGGTATAGTTGTTGGGTGATGATATAACGGATATGAGTTTCAAACTCACTACATAAAGGATGCTTTCGTTCATCACTTAATAGCTTACATTTTGTgatatatataataaaaaatgATTCTAAAATAATGAAAAACAATTAATGCACACCACTTCGAAACCACTTCCAAAGAGAAGGATCGAATGGGTTCATGCATGTAATCAAACTTCATTATTCCAAAGATCGCAACaaaaattaagagtataaatgTATTAATGATTTGATTTGGGGAAAGTATTTGAACGTTGATGAACTAAGATATACTGCAGGAAAAACTCTTGGAAGATAAGGTTCAGTGACCATTCAATCAACGTAAAACAGGTTCTTTCATTTCAACAAAAAGGTAAAAACTATCGCGGCAATTACTTTAGAAGCTAAGCTTAAAATCTTCTCCTGGTCTGAGTTCTATGGCTTGTATGTCTAACGTTGGTGTAGTGTAGACGATGTTATCTGTGATTGGAAGTTGAAATTTTTCAACCCTCATCAATTGTGTTTTGGTCGGTTCCTGGGGTCATCTAATGGACTCCTCTATTAGCTCTTGGTACTCTTATGTTTGTATTAGGACTCTTCTTTTTGTTGGGTGAAACCTTATGAATTTTTTTCTTTACCGACCAAGAAAATAAAACAGGTTCTTTAAAAGAAAATCAGAAAAGATGCTCCAGAAGAAAGATGCTTCGTAAACAATTTGCAAAAGTTGTTCGTTGATGATACCACCAACGTTAGTTTGAAACTCCCCAAATCctagtcaatttttttttttaaataaactaTCAAAACTTCACCGACCTCGAGTCGTCTACTCTTTTctctatcaaaaaagaaaaaaatccaccCTCTTCATCCTCGTCCTTAACATTTCATATGTAATCTTTCCGCCCATTGTCATTAGGCCGATATTCATTctcttttgttgttttctttcttttctttgagctAGCTTGTAGTCTTCTCTTCCTCTTCTATATTACTCCCTTCATTCCTTTTTAATAGACTAGTTTcctaaaataaatgtttcaaaaaaatagtttggttttttaattgggaaaatcaaatgttactttagttttttcgaaccatttttctcttaacttcttttgttgacaagtgtcatgtggaccatttcactataCTTCTTTTATTGATAAGTGTCATGAAGACCACTTTCAATGActagttctcttaattttcttaaatttttctaaAAGTAAAAcgagcctattaaaaagtaacggagggagtatatgtcGGAACCAAGCTCTTTGGCATTATAACATCTTGGATCATCGTTGTTGTATCTTTCTCTCCTAAAGCCTTCAATGAAACAAAACTATTTACGTGTCGTATTGCTCTGAAAATAGACCAACGGGAGCACTTTTTAAAACCCACAAGAGGATATGAGGTTCTACTTTTCAGATCATGGAGATAGAAAAACCTATCATTGTGGAACAGAACTTCACTATCAGTCGTACTTGCAAATGGTTCGGGTtttttcttgttcgtcttcagcGAGGCATCACGGTCACAGTGCAGAGTATATGCTTTTATCCAACTCCATGACTGCTGATAGATTTGCTGATCATCCTTAATTGTTTTGAACTCCTCCAACTCAAGCATTCTCCATCTTCTCTTAGTTCATAGGAATATGCATCCCAATCACGGAAACAAGGTGGTGATGGGAGCACTCCAAATTTTTCATCTTCTAAATCAAACGACACAAAATTTCGATCCTTGTCTAACCAGTTATAAGCTCTGTGTACATACTCATCTATGCCAGATTTGTATTCTTTAGGACCGGTGTTTCTCCACCCCTTGCTTTCACCAAGGGTGTAAACATACACCTCATCCTCGTAAATCCtgacaaccttgtactcattcgTCGAAGCACAGTAACCGAAGCCATCACTGAAACTACCTTCCCAAACCTGAACATCATGCTCGTCATAATATGGTTCATCAATTATCCTTGGAAGAACAACACATTCTCTTGTCATGGGATTACACACGTATAAAGGTTTATAGAATAATTCATCTCTAATATTGTAAGATAATGTAATGCAAACCAAACCATTGCAGGAGCCAACAATTTCTTCGAAATGTTCTATTTCATCATTAAATGGTATTCGCCACGGGGATGATCCGGACCATGGGGTTGAAGGTAGTGCATCATCATCTATACCATTATCTGCGACCGTATGGGTTAAATCGAGATCCTTAACTCTGACTAATTTTTCACCAGTTTTATCGAATTCGGCATAGTAAAATCCTTTTACAAATGGTATATTTACTTCAGGTAGCAAtaatagaaaaataaaacttaCCTTGCCAGAGCTAGTGTAGTGCAAGGGTGTGCAATTGCACACCCTCCCAAACTAGCTTCCAAGCCTAAAATTTCTAATATTTTGAGCTTTTTAAGCCTATTTTTGCTATTCTGCACCCCCTAGAATTACTTTGATTCCCCTAAATGAAGTTTCTAGCTCCGCCCCTCAGAAGAATCATGGTGCAGACGATGTTGTATATGCATGTGAGTGAAGGATggatcataaacgatgagatctTTCCAGGGTTTGGATACTAACTTGCATTCCCACAGTGACTCATTGGATAAACGAGATAGTATGTTATGTCTGTAATAATCTCTTTCGGGAGAAATTTCTCAATTAAAATGGCGGAACAAACTTGAGGtttctagggtgtgttgaagagAGAAAACCCCAATTCTTTTGTGGTTATGTTTATAGCCCTAATACCCAGCATGGGCATAGTTTATAGCACTCGTGCTAAAAGGTGTGAACTGAAGAGATACATGTTCGTCCCATTTCGACGAATGATGTGTTTCCCTGGGCTTTCCGAAGGCTAATTAAAGGAGTGTTGAGTGTTTCGGTAATGTATAGTCCTATATCATGTGTATACAAGAAGGTAAGAGACACCGGGAAGAGGCGATCGTATAGTTCGCACACGTGAAGATAAGACCGGAGTATTTTTAGCCAAAGATTTATTACTGATGCGAGGCAATCGAACAGGCGCCAAAAGGCGCACGGATTCAATGGGTGAGCGCCTGGCGCACTTAGATTTTTCATCTTAATGTCACGACACCTTATTTGCTACTATTGGTGGACCAAGTTATGAAAAAAAATTGGGCTCAGTTTTTTTGTAAATTAAAACCTCACTTGTGGGGGATTTTCAGGCGTGATAGGTTGTGTCTGTAAGGTTTACTTTGTTTTTCTTGAGTTATTCTTGTAAGAAATAAGGATGGTTCGATGGGTTCTGAGTTGAATCCACTACACCAAATCTAGATTTTCCTAACAATGAGTTTTCTAACtaaattttttttggtaactccAATGATACATTATAAATCTAGTAACTCATATAAAAGGTTAGCAAATTAAGAAATAGTTACCATAATTAGGAATTATCtcataaaaactaaataactattGAAACTGTGAGATCATTAGTTATACAGCCCTAACACATTCTACACTAAATCACTATTACTAATATTCCTACCCAAAATCCATGTATACCAAAATCCACCCTATCTTT
Above is a genomic segment from Papaver somniferum cultivar HN1 chromosome 10, ASM357369v1, whole genome shotgun sequence containing:
- the LOC113315183 gene encoding subtilisin-like protease SBT1.4, coding for MRSSIKTYTDEKKMKYQTTTTLMTSFTMYLYFLSFLLSTSVSISMALSDEQPENFIVHVSNSHKPSIFTSHHEWYTSTLQSLPHSSHPREILYTYTHVMHGFAARLTPSQTYHLLNLPGIVSILPEEIYEPETTRSPAFLGLSEKYGLWPNSSYGEDVIIGVLDSGVWPELPSFSDTGLSPVPNRWKGICETGPDFPITSCNRKLIGARSFSKGLGALNESISPRDTGGHGTHCASIAAGSSVKNAGFYQYAVGEAKGVATRARIAVYKVCWSTGCSNSDILAAMDEAVADGVDVISLSVGSPGVATPYNLHAISIAAFGAMEKGILVSTSAGNAGPGPSTTNKVAPWMLNVGASTIDREFHADVILGDGKTFDGITMYSGKPYGNSAAKLVYAGDIGSQFCNKGFRSNSSKVTGNIILCNSGGGIPRSAKRSTVEKSGGVGLILVEDPKEIGYGLSAIRFSTPVVVVDMDTGAAIREYIKLDPKPTATFKFERTVIGNSPPAPKIAIFSSRGPNNLTPEIIKPDVIAPGVNILAGSTKDSYDIKSGTSMACPHVSGLAAMLRQVHPKWSPAAIRSALMTTAYNLDNSGKYISDLSTSKFSTPYEHGSGHVDANRALNPGLVYDIVPDDYVAFLCSIGYNQRQISVFVKSKKVDCRSVALSSPGNLNYPSFSVVLKPGNVDTVKYKRVVKNVGSSVDAVYKARIRNRSPYVKISVSPTKLVFDKNNTSLSYEITFVSKLIEPDTREHEFGSIEWYDGVHLVRSPIAFRWVTGSTASLISSV